A single genomic interval of Chrysemys picta bellii isolate R12L10 chromosome 8, ASM1138683v2, whole genome shotgun sequence harbors:
- the LOC135973127 gene encoding uncharacterized protein LOC135973127 isoform X2, whose protein sequence is MSNLGMNYIMVTITKRLTAGVCLGAVQEEDRSDFVCTKCKLVSILEEKVRGLEKRVSILSCIRENEDFLDRRQEMLLRPQCSEDSEQAQQGQKDCEEVWQHVTSRRRKRSVHAPAMEIQVSNRFHVLSTGTNAESGLDDPSEGREQKETPPIGRQKMHCPRDGGSTTTTPKRRRRVVVVGDSLLRGTESSICRPDRENREVCCLPGARIHDVTERLPRLIKPSDRYPFLLLHVGTNDTAKNDLERITADYVALGRRIKEFEAQVVFSSILPVQGKGRGRDRRIVEVNEWLRRWCRREGFGFFDHGMVFQEEGVLGRDGLHLTKRGKSIFASRLANLVRRALN, encoded by the exons GGAAtgaattatattatggtcactattaccaagaggctaacagcgggagtttgcctgggagctgtccaagaggag gacagaagcgactttgtctgtacaaagtgcaagctggtctccatattggaagagaaggttcgagggctggagaaacgagtatcgattctgagttgcataagggaaaatgaagatttcctggacagacgtcaggagatgcttctacggccgcaatgttctgaagattcagagcaggcgcagcagggacagaaggattgtgaggaggtttggcagcatgtgacctccagaaggagaaagaggagcgtccatgcaccagcaatggaaatacaggtgagcaatcgtttccatgttctctctacaggtactaatgcggagagtggactagatgacccatctgagggaagggagcagaaggagactccaccgattggaaggcaaaagatgcactgtcctagggatgggggttccacgaccaccactcccaagaggaggaggagggtggtggtggtcggggactccctcctcagggggactgagtcatctatctgccgccccgaccgggaaaaccgagaggtctgctgcttgccaggagctaggatacacgatgtgacggagagactgccgagactcatcaagccctcggatcgctaccccttcctgcttctccacgtgggcaccaatgatactgccaagaatgaccttgaacggatcactgcagactacgtggctctgggaagaaggataaaggagtttgaggcgcaagtggtgttctcgtccatcctccctgtgcaaggaaaaggccggggtagagaccgtcgaatcgtggaagtcaacgaatggctacgcaggtggtgtcggagagaaggctttggattcttcgaccatgggatggtgttccaagaagaaggagtgctaggcagagacgggctccacctaacgaagagagggaagagcatcttcgccagcaggctggctaacctagtgaggagggctttaaactag